GGGCATGCTGGGAACCCCCTGAGAAAAACTTATAAACTCCCCACGGTTCTTTAACATCGGGTGCCGGGGTAGCCTAGCTCGGCAGGGCGGCGGACTCGTAATCCGCAGGTCCCGGGTTCAAATCCCGGTCCCGGCTCCACAATCCCCTCCGCGCGTCCGAGACCTCATTGCTATAGTGACCATCCTGACCTCCCTCAATGTACATTTGGTTATGAAAGTATTTGAAATTATCACAATATCACACCATATAACAGATTCTCCCCAATATTTGGAGATACAGTGTCGGTTTGTACATAGTCCAATGGGGACTCGCCGACAATCAAGAGCCTTCCGCTTTCCTAGTAGCGAAGTTTATAAGCGTGCGGGCCAAGAAGATACCATGCGCGGGGAATCCCTGGGAACACTCCTAGCACTCTTCGGCATGCTTCTGTATGGCTTTGAACCGGTGGTCATAAAGGCCAACCCATCAAACCCGGTGAGCTTCGCTGCATTCTCGGCCCTCTTCGCATCCCTCCTTCTCTGGATGGTGCTGGTTTTTGAGGGGAGTGGAAAGGAGCTTTGGGATAATCCTTCGGGGATAAAAATGGCCTTCCTCGTTGGGCTTTTTGGGACTGCCCTGGCCTATCTAGCATACTCCTTCGGAGCTAGGATGAGCACGGCAATAAACGCCGCCCTTATAACGAGGAGCGAGGTTCTCTGGTCGTTCCTTCTGGCAGGGATTTTCCTGGGGGAGAAAATAACCAGGCGGCTAGTGGCTTACTCCTCTTTAATCCTTGCCGGGCTCGTCCTCGTCATCACACAGGGCCGTGCCGTGGAGCCGCATCTTGGGGACGTTCTCCTTCTCCTCGTTCCGCTGTTCTGGCAGGCCGGGCACGTGATAGCCAAACGTCTCCCCTATCGCCCCATCACAATAGCAACCCTCCGGAACACCTTTGGTTCCCTGTTGCTCCTCCCCCTAGCGCTCCTGACCGGGCTGGAGTTCTCTCCCCTCGTTGTCGCTGAGGGAGTGATAATAGCCCTCGGCCAGGTGGTCTGGTACGGCTCCATAAAGCGCATAAACCTGTCGAAGGCCACCGCGATAATAACCCCCGCCCCAGCGGTCGCGATAGGCATAGGAATACTCACGGGGGAGACCCTGACGGCCTACCACCTCCTCGGCTTCGTCCTCATAAGCATCGGGACTCTGGGGGCGGTAAAGGTAGAAAGCGAGCTCAGAACTTGAGGTACGTCTTTATAAAGCGGATGACGTCCCGGGGACCAAAACGCCCCTCCCTGGCCGGGTCATATATCATGCTAACGGGCACCTCCTTTATCCTCGCGCCCATCTTCGCGGCCTTTAGCAGCATCTCGGTCTCGACCTCGTAGCGGTCGCTCTCTATCTCCGGCAGGAAGTCCCGTCTGTAAGCCCTGAAGCCGCTCTGGGTGTCGTAGATGTACGTTCTGAGCTTGAGGCGGATCAGTCTGGTTGTGATTATGTTGCTCAGCCGTCTGTGGAGGGGCCTCTTCCCGGCTTCCTCAACCTTCCGCGCCCCGATAACCATGTCCGCCTCTCCGTTGGCTATCGGCTCGACGAGTTTGATGATGTCCTCGGGCTTGTGCTGACCATCGGCGTCCATGAAGACAACAACGTCTCCGCTAGAGCTTTTCACCCCCTCACGCATCGCACAGCCTTTGCCGCAGTTCTTTTCCAGCCCGATGACATTTATCCTGGGGTCCTTCTCCGCAAAGACCCTCGCTACCTCATAAGTCTTGTCCGAGGAGCCGTCGTCGACCACTATTACTTCATCGACAAAATCCGGGATCTTCTCCAACACCAGGGGAAGGCGTCTCTCCTCGTTGTAGGCGGGAATGATAACGCTGATCCTCTTCCCCTTTAGCATTCACTCATCCTCCAGCTTCTCGAGGGCTTTTTGGGCCTTTCTCCTGAAGTCATCCTTGTCCAGGAACTCCCAGTAGTGCTCCTTGGCCGGGAACTTCCCGGCTTTGACCTCCTCCCGGTAGTTCTCAAGCGCCAGCCGCATCATTCCGCCAATGTCAGCGTACTTCTTGACAAAGGGCGGAACGTCCTCATAGATTCCAAGGAGGTCGTGCCAGACGAGAACCTGGCCGTCGACCCAGGGGCCAGAGCCTATGCCTATGGTTGGAATTGAGATTTCCTCCGTTACGAGCTTCGCAACATCTGCCAGGGTGAACTCCAAAACAACGGCAAACGCTCCCGCCTTTTCGAGGGCCTTTGCATCGCGGAGGATTTCCTCAATCTCCTCCTCAATTTCACCCATGAGCCTGTAGCCGCCTAGGCGAAGGTAGCGTTGCGGTGTTAACCCCGTGTGACCCATTACTGGAATGCCCATCCTAACCAGCTTCTTGACAAGCTTCCTGTGGTCGTAGCCGCCCTCGATCTTGACCGCGTCCGCTCCGGCCTGGATGAGTCTCACCGCGTTCTTAACACCCTCCTCAACGCTCACTTCGTAGCTTCCGAAGGGCATGTCCGCCAGAACTAGGGCGCGCTTTACGGCCTTTGCGACAGCCCTCGTGTGGAAGACCATTTGCTCCATACTTACGTTGAGTGTATTCGGCTCGCCGTAGACCACCATGCCGAGTGAATCGCCGATGAAGATTATGTCCATCCCGGCTTTGTCAGCTATCAGCGCGGAGGGATAATCGTAAGCCGTTACCATCGCTATCTTTTCTTTCCCCTTCATCTCGATTATGTGCCTCGGCGTTATCTCTCTCATGTCACCACCCACCCCATTTCGAGGCCTGTCTAATTAACCGTTTCGATTGGTTTATATACCTATTTAGGTAATTACCAATGGTGGTATAATGGGGAAGGTAAAGACCAGTGTTTATCTGGATGAGGAACTGTGGAAGGAGTTCAAAGAGCTGGCCCAGCGGGAGAAGAGCGAGGTCAGCAAGCTCCTTGAGGAGGCGCTGATGAACTACCTCATAAACGAAGTTTTGAAGGACGTAGACGACTCAGAGGTGCCCCTGTGGTTTGAGCCTCTGAAAGTCAAAGGAGAGAGCAGCGAGAAGCTCGTGAGGGAGATGAGAGATGACAGGGAGAAGCGTTTACTTGGACACTAGTGCAATTCTGAAGAGATACTTGGACGAAGAGGGCAGCGACGTTGTAAAGGAGCTCTTCAGGGACGCCTACCGGGGGGAGGTGAGGCTGGCCTTCAGCTTCTGGAATATCGGAGAGGTGATTGGCGTACTCGATAAAAGGCTGAGGAGGGAACAGCTCAGCAAAGATGAGTTCGACTTTCTGAAAAAAGGCTTCCTAGCGGAGGTGAAGCGGTTCACGAGGCTGGGCGTCTTAGAGGTCGTTCCCGTTCACTCCCTAATCCTGGCAGACGCCTGGAAGCTAATTGAGAAATATCACATGTATCAGGCCGATGCCCTGCAGATAGTCTCGGCAAAGTACGTGGAGGCGGGGAGCTTTTATACTGCCGACAAGAGGCTCCATCAGGTGGCAATCGAGGAAGGTCTAAACTCAATACTCCTTGGAGGTGGGTGAAATGAGAGAGTGGGAGCACTACGAGCACACGGCCGATATAGGCATCCGCGGATACGGCTCAACTCTTGAGGAAGCCTTTGAAGCGGTTGCTTTAGCGCTCTTCGATGTCATGGTGAACGTGAGAAAGGTGGAGCCTAGGGAATGCAGAGAGGTTGAGGTAGAGGGTGAGGATCTGATGGCACTCCTGTACAACTTCCTCGAGGAGCTTTTGGTGCTCCACGACATGGAGGGCCTCGTCTTTGGAGATGTAAAGGTTGAGATTGAAGAGAGTGGAGATGGCTACAAACTCAAGGCGAGAGCCTGCGGTGAGCCTCTCGACTACGAGAAGCATGAGCCGAAGGAGGAAGTAAAGGCGATAACCTACCACGATATGGAGATAAAGCAGCTGCCAGATGGGAGATGGATGGCCCAGCTGGTTCCAGACCTATGAGGTGGTCTCATGAGCGCGAAGGACAGGATAAGGGAAGTAAACCCCGAGTTCTACGAGCGCTATTCAAAGCTCGAAGACACTGACGAGTTCTGGGAGTTCATAGTGAAGCCGCTCAGGCAGAGCATAAGGGTGAACACGCTGAAGGCACCGCTGGAGGTCGTTGTTGAGAGATTGAGGGAGGAGTTTGAGCTTGAACCCATCCCCTGGGTTCGCGAGGGCTTCTTCATAAACGTCGACAACCTCGCGAAGGTTCCGGAGCACGGTCTGGGGCTGATATTCGGCCAGGAAGCGAGTTCGATGATTCCGCCCGTTGTGCTCGACCCTAAGCCGGGCGAGCTTGTCTTGGACATGGCCGCCGCGCCGGGTTCAAAGACAGGCCAGATAGCGCAGTACATGGAGAACGAGGGGTGCATAATAGCGAACGACCCCAAGCTCAGCAGGGCCAAC
The sequence above is drawn from the Thermococcus pacificus genome and encodes:
- a CDS encoding ribbon-helix-helix domain-containing protein, with translation MGKVKTSVYLDEELWKEFKELAQREKSEVSKLLEEALMNYLINEVLKDVDDSEVPLWFEPLKVKGESSEKLVREMRDDREKRLLGH
- a CDS encoding archease; its protein translation is MREWEHYEHTADIGIRGYGSTLEEAFEAVALALFDVMVNVRKVEPRECREVEVEGEDLMALLYNFLEELLVLHDMEGLVFGDVKVEIEESGDGYKLKARACGEPLDYEKHEPKEEVKAITYHDMEIKQLPDGRWMAQLVPDL
- the panB gene encoding 3-methyl-2-oxobutanoate hydroxymethyltransferase, whose translation is MREITPRHIIEMKGKEKIAMVTAYDYPSALIADKAGMDIIFIGDSLGMVVYGEPNTLNVSMEQMVFHTRAVAKAVKRALVLADMPFGSYEVSVEEGVKNAVRLIQAGADAVKIEGGYDHRKLVKKLVRMGIPVMGHTGLTPQRYLRLGGYRLMGEIEEEIEEILRDAKALEKAGAFAVVLEFTLADVAKLVTEEISIPTIGIGSGPWVDGQVLVWHDLLGIYEDVPPFVKKYADIGGMMRLALENYREEVKAGKFPAKEHYWEFLDKDDFRRKAQKALEKLEDE
- a CDS encoding type II toxin-antitoxin system VapC family toxin gives rise to the protein MTGRSVYLDTSAILKRYLDEEGSDVVKELFRDAYRGEVRLAFSFWNIGEVIGVLDKRLRREQLSKDEFDFLKKGFLAEVKRFTRLGVLEVVPVHSLILADAWKLIEKYHMYQADALQIVSAKYVEAGSFYTADKRLHQVAIEEGLNSILLGGG
- a CDS encoding DMT family transporter, giving the protein MRGESLGTLLALFGMLLYGFEPVVIKANPSNPVSFAAFSALFASLLLWMVLVFEGSGKELWDNPSGIKMAFLVGLFGTALAYLAYSFGARMSTAINAALITRSEVLWSFLLAGIFLGEKITRRLVAYSSLILAGLVLVITQGRAVEPHLGDVLLLLVPLFWQAGHVIAKRLPYRPITIATLRNTFGSLLLLPLALLTGLEFSPLVVAEGVIIALGQVVWYGSIKRINLSKATAIITPAPAVAIGIGILTGETLTAYHLLGFVLISIGTLGAVKVESELRT
- a CDS encoding glycosyltransferase family 2 protein, which encodes MLKGKRISVIIPAYNEERRLPLVLEKIPDFVDEVIVVDDGSSDKTYEVARVFAEKDPRINVIGLEKNCGKGCAMREGVKSSSGDVVVFMDADGQHKPEDIIKLVEPIANGEADMVIGARKVEEAGKRPLHRRLSNIITTRLIRLKLRTYIYDTQSGFRAYRRDFLPEIESDRYEVETEMLLKAAKMGARIKEVPVSMIYDPAREGRFGPRDVIRFIKTYLKF